The Stigmatella aurantiaca DW4/3-1 genome contains the following window.
TTCATCGGCCAGCACGGCTCGTGGAACCGCTCGACGCTGTCCGGGTACCAGGTGGTCTTCGTGCCCTTCTCCAACGGTCAGCCCACCGCGCCGCCCGAGCCGTTTCTCACGGGCTTCATCAAGGACGAGGCCCGGCGCGAAGTTTACGGCCGGCCGGTGGGATTGGCCTTCCTGCCGGACGGGTCGCTCCTGGTGGCGGACGATGCGGGCAACACCGTGTGGAGGGTGAGCCGGTGACGCAAGGCGCTTCCCTGAATGGGCTGGGCTCCGTGAACCTCACTTTGGTCCAGAAATTCGCCGAAGCCCTCATTCTCCACGTGTTATCTTTTTGACACGCTATTCCGCACGGAGCGAGTGGCTGCGGCACCGAACGAGGATGGCGCGCGAATGATGGCGGCTCCAACGAGATAAGGAGTAAGCAATGGCCTGGACATTTGAGCTGAACATTACAAATGGAACCAAACGCAGGATCGTTCTCCTGAGCAAAAAGCTGAGCTGGGGGTATTGGAACCGAGACGGCGTGGAAGGCCAAACACCGATTGCCGTGATTGAACCGAACGCGACGGTTCACGCCTTGGGTGTGAAAGCGGCCAGGGGGACCTGGACAGGATACGAGTTCTCGTGCTCGTGGAAAGATGATGCGCCGCCAGGAGAAAAGTCATACGGCACATTGGATCTTTCGATTGATGTGCCGTACAGCGGCTCCAACAAGAGCAGTTGTACCGCGACGGGAGGGCTGAGGATCTCCGGTTGGGATTCGCTCCCTGCCTCGGGGCATAATTTTGTCCGCTCGATCGTCATCCTGGCTGGCCCCCAGAAGCCGAAGGCCGCCATGGTCGAGCCCTCTGCCAGGGCTTTCGCCGAGACCGATCCTGACGAGCTGGCATACCAAGACTACCAGCGGGCACTCAAAGCCGTCGACGTCGAGAAGTGGTCCGACGTCGACAAGAAGCTCAAGCCCATCAAGGACTTCATCGTCCAGGAGCATTTGCCCGCCAACGTCAACCTCACCCAAGCGCTGGTTGCGAGATCGGAGCCAGTGGACATTGAGCAACATTTGTGGGGAGGGATTGGCGATCCGGACTACCCGAATCCGTACGCGCAAGAACTCTTTGTCAAAAGGTACTTCGCTGTCGCCATCCACAGCGTTGCCACCAACAATCGAGAGATCATCTCCCTCGTTCGAACCCAGACCCAGGAGTTCTCGAAGAAAATCCAAGTCACCTCTTCGATCAAGAACGTTCTCGAGACAACGCTCTCCATCAAGAAATCGCTCACCCAATCCGCGGAAGAACCCTTGTCGGGCACCAAGGTGGCTTCGACCTTGAACATGGAGTTTGGGGTCAAGAACGTCTTGGAAGTCAGCACGACCAAGGTCTCGGAGGAGACCATCAAGCAGACTTTTACGGCTCCCTCCGACAAGGACATGCTCATCGTGCCCTGGGTGTTCAGCACGGCGGTCCTGATCTATCACGAAGACATCGAGAACAACGTGAACCTGATCGCCGCGTCTGAATGGGCGGAGACCCAGATCTTCTCCAGCTATGTGAAAGAAAAGAATGACCGGCGGTTCGAGGGGAATCACGAAGACCCAACGGCCCCCTGAGACCATTCCCTCATAAAGGATTGAAGGCCTGTCCCAGGACGGCCTTCAACCTTGGCGCTCCCACTGGCCGCGGGCGGCCCATAAGGCCTCGCACGCGGCCACCGCGCCCATCTCCAACCGCTCCTCGACGAACTCCGAGAGCGCGGTGATGTCAGGGAACAGGCTCGAGGTGCCGATCGCGAACACCAGCTCGAAGCCCCGCGAGTGAGCACCCAGCAACGCTCGAAGCAGCCCTCGAACCTCGCCAGGAGAGCGACCTGCCCCGGGGTGAGCCTGCCCCGGTTGAGTGGCTCTCCCGCCCTTGGTGTGGAGCGCGTTCAGAGGAATGGACAAGGGGGTCGTGCGAGTCGCAGCCTCGAGGAACCTGTCTACTTGTCGGATAGGTTCGAGCCTTGTCGAACTTTCACTTGCGCGTACGGCGCGAGAACAACACGGTCGCACCGAGGCCCGCGAAGCCCAACACGATGCAGCGTGTGCCCACCGAGAGCAGGTGCCAGCCGCCGCTCTGAACCTCGCGGAACCAGAAGGAGTCCGTCGCCCTCAGCTGGGCCGCCTCCTGCTCACTGAGCTCCACCGCGACCAGCTGCCCCGCTCCTCGATAGTCGACAAACCCGCTCTCGTCACAGGTCGTGAAGTACACTTCCGGCTCGTCGTCTTCATCGATGTTGAGGACCATCAGGTGTGGAGGCTCGCAGACCAGATCGGTGCTTCCGGCGACCGTGGCCCCCACGGCCCCATCGCTGCGGCGCACGAAATCGACGGCCACCACCTGTGGCAGCTCCCGCCGCTTCACCAGCAACTCCGCGCTCCCCCACGCCACGGCGCCGGGATCGCGTCGCGAGTTCGCGACCAGGCCCATCACGGCCGCAAGAGCTCCGGCCAGAAGCCCTGCCCCACCGAGCGTGACTCCCCACCGTCAGATCATTTGAGCACTCCAGAGAGTTTCTTCAGCAGTGCGTCCACAAGCGTGCCGATCTGATCCTTGGCACCGCCGGACTTCACATGCGCCGCGTGAGTGGTGTCGAATTCAGCCATGGCGTTGCTGAGCCAAGCGAAGTAATTCGCACGATTTCGCGGACAGTCCAGCAGGGAGCCCGGTTCAGGTTCTGCCTGATGAATGCTCGGCCCCTCCTCATCCCCGGGCGCCTCCTCACCTGGGAAGAGGCGCCCGAGAGGCGTTGGCTCAGTTGCAGGATTCCAGGAAGCCCAGGTCCGCGGCACCCTCACACACCGAGCCGCCCAGCACCGGCGCCGGGATGGACAACGGCATCGCCACGTTCCGCGCCGGAGAGCCCGTCACCGTGAAGAAGTCGTTGGTGCGCGGATCCGCCACGAAGAGGGGATCCATCACGTTGCTCGTTGCATCCAGCCCGCTCGACGAGCGCCAGCTCGCCAGCGTCGTGTCCTTGCCATTCAGGCGGAACAGCGTGGTGTTGCCTGACTGGTAGACCAGGTTCCGATCCGACTTGAGCCCCGTCGTGCCGCTCAGGGCCACGTCCAGCGCCCGGGGCGTGGCGTACACGACGTTGTTGTAGATCTCCATGGACTCGGCCGGACCGTCCGAGCCGTCTCCCACCTTGATGCCACCCACCGGCAGGAACGCCAGCGTGTTGTGGTGCATGCGCACGCGCCGGCTGGTCCCCACGCGCAGGCCGTCCCCGCTGCCGCCGCTGGCGGTGCTGCCGTCGAACACCAGGTTGCGGCGGATGATGACGTCCGTCACCGGCTCGCGCAGGATCATGTTCCCGCCCAGCGACAGGCCTCGCCCGTTGTTCCACAGGCGGTTGCCCTCCATCAGGATGCGGCGCGCCGAGTAGTGCATGACGATGGCAGCCCCCTGCGGCGCGGTGGACGTCGGGCGGTACCCGTAGAACTTGTTGCCTCGCAGGGTGACCCGGTCACACGTCTTGATGTCCACCGCGTTCTCACGGTCCTCGTGGAAGCGGTTGTTCTCCAGGGTGATGTCGATGGGCAACGCGGTGCCCGTGGTGGTGTCCGTGCCCTGGCACTGGAAGGAGTCGCCGCCGTTGCCCCAGGACTCGGTGCCCTGGATGAGGATGCGCGCCGTGTCGGGCAACACCAACATGCCGTGGCTGTCCTTGCCGCTCCACGTGTAGTCGTGCACCTTGTTGTTCACGAAGCCGATGTCACTCGCCCCCGCGTAGAACACCACGCCCGAGGGGCCCGTGCCGCCCGACACCTCGGTGTCGCGCACCACCGTGTTGCGCGCCCCCTCGAAGCGCACGCCGTGCGTCTGCGAGCCCGCCGCCTGGATGTTGAAGCCCGACACCACCCAGTACCGGCGCTGGAGCCGCAGCATGGCGCCCGACTTGGAGTCACCGCCGCGAATCACTGGCTTCGCCTCACCCGGCGCGCCCATCAGCTGGATGGGGGCGGTGGCGGTGCCATCCGCGGAGCTGGAGCCAATGGACACGCGTTCCGAGTAGGTGCCCGCGTGGACGTAGGCCGCTTCCCCCGCACGCAGCCGCGTGGCCGCGTAGTTCAGGGTCCGCCACGGCTGGGTGGCCGTGCCGGCGTTTCCATCGTTGCCGCTGGTCGACACGTGGAAGATGCGCTGGGGCGCGATGCTGGCGAACGAGAGATCAGGGCGATTCTGCGCCCCAATTCCCTCATCCGACGCCAGCGCCCCTGTACCGGAGAGAGCAAGCGCCAGGCCCATGACCGGCAGCCAGGGGATAAAGGAACGGGTGCAGCGGAAGGAGGACGAGGAAAGAAATCCGGAATAGGTCATCGATAGTCACGATCCCAACAAATCGATGCCTACTCCACCCCACCCGCCAGGGCTGGCTCCCGCCTGACAACCCACCAGGCAGCAGAGGGAGGGCTCACCCCGTGGGCGGAGGATCTTGCATCCAATAATTTTCCGCCCAGCTCACGAGGTTGCGCCAAGGCTCGCGCTCCTCGGGCGGCAGCTTCTGTTGCAAGCGATAGCCCTCCAAAGCCTGGCGCCACTGCACTTCCGCCACCTGCCCCGTCTGCTCGATGAGGGCATCGGGATTGCCCAGCAGGCTCACGACGAAATCGACGGAGTTGAGCGGCGGGCGGAAGCGGAAGAACTGGCGGGGCCCGAGCAGTTCCGAGGCGTACCGGGCATCGGACTGGGCCCCCCCTTCGATGAAGGCCAGCGCCGCACGGAAGTTGTGCAAGAGCAGCCAGAGCCAGCCGTACTGCATCTCTCGCATGGGCGGGTGTTTGGAATCCCGGAACAAGGAGTCCAGGAGCATGCGCATGGAGGCATCCATCTCCGCGCACTTCTCGAACCACTTCGGGGACTGCGGCGTACAGCCCAGCGACAGGATGGAGATCTGCGGGAGATAGCGGGCCTCGGACAGGTCATCCTCGCCCGCGTCATGGCCGTCTTGATAGGCCAGATACCCGAGCGCATCGGACAGGGCCGTCATCGCGGTGCTGTTGTTGGAGAGCGCTCCGTCCATCATGAGGTCATTCTTGTGCCGCCCCACGGTGTTGCCGGACCGGTAGATGGGCATGAGCACGGGGAACGCGGAGCTCGCCAGGGCCGCATCGACGAGGGTGGTGACGAAGTCCGCGTCCGGCGGGAACTGGTGGTAGGTGGCCTTGCGCCAGACCGTCGAGTCGAACGCTTCGATGACCACCATCTTCTCCAGCTCGCACAGCTTCGCCTCTCCGAAGGTCTCCTCGAGGATCTCCCGGATCGCCTTGCCGTCGTACATGGGCACGAGCCCGGAGATCAGGCGGAGGATGTTGATGGCCTTCACCTTGAACTGACGGGTCATCCGCTCGTTGAACGCGATGCACCCGTCGATGATGTCGAGACAGCCGGGAGCCTGGACCCCCTGGCGCTGGCGGAGTGACAGGGCATGCGCCAGGTACAGGCTGACGAAGGCCCCCGTGGACGTGCCAGAGAACATCTGCGCACGCTCCACGAAGCCAGGGAACCGGGCTTCGAGTTGACGGAGGACCCGGAGGGTGATGAGCGCGCTGGGGCCTCCATCGAATGAGATGATTCTCATCCGTTCCGGCGCACGTTTGTCTTGTTTGGACTCAGGCATGGGACTCTCGAGCAATGGGGTGATGACGCTTCGCCTGCGGGAACGACTGGGTTTGCGCCAGGCACTCTGCGAGCTTTCTGGCGAATACCTGGACATGCGGTGTCTTCAACAAGGAGAGGTGGTTGCCAGGAACCTCGTGGACGTCCACCCCGCCCGCCGCCAGCTTGTCCCAGCCCATCAAGGGATCCTTTCGCCCGCGGCTGCCGCGCACCTCGTCGGTCGAGAAGAGCGTCACCCGGTGGGGATAGGCCTTGGGCTCGTACGCGAACGTCTCCCTCACGTGGATGAGGAACAACTGGAACATGGGAAGGATGGCCGCCTGGCGCAGGGCCAGCACCCGGGAGTCCGGCGGGACGAAGTTGGCCAGCGCCGAGCGGGCCAGGAACGTCTCCAGCATCCGCGGAGGAACCTTGAAGTTCTTGGGCAGCCCCTTGCCCTGGCGCTTGCGCGAGGCGTTCACCAGGTAGAGGTAGTCGTGCAGGTGGGGCCAGATGGAGCGGGCCACGCCCGTCGTCAGGAAGCGGGCCATCTCCAGGGGCTTGGGCCGGTGGCCCGTCAGCGGGGCCGGCTCGTCCACCATGGCCAGCAGGCCGATCGGCTCGCCCGCCGCCGTGAGCTGCTGGGCGATCTCGTAGGCGACCAGGCACCCGAACGAGAAGCCTCCGATGAAGTAGGGGCCTCGCGGCTGGATGCTTCGCATCGCCTCGATGTAGTGCCGGGCCATGTCCTCGATGCGCTCGTCGGGCGGAGACTCCCCATCCAGGCCCATCGCCTGCAAGCCGTAGAAGGGTTGATCCGGTCCAAGCTGGCGCGCCAGCTCGAAGTAGGGGAACGCCACGCCCGCGGCCGGATGCACGAAGAACAGCGGCGGCTTCGTGCCCGCGGTCTGGATGGGCACCAGCAGGGACGACTCCTCGGACGGGGTGGTTCCCTCCACCGCGCGGGCCAGCCGCTCCACGGTCAGCCCGCTGAAGGCCGCGCCCGTGGGCAGCTCCTGACCCAGCTCCTGCTCCAGCCGGTCCAGCAGGCGCAAGACGATGAGCGAGTCCCCGCCCAGCGCCACGAATTCATCGTGGACGCCGACCGGCTCGACGCCGAGCAGCTCCTCGCAAATGCCGGCGATGCGCTGCTCGAGCCGGGTCCTCGGGGCCAGGTACTCCACGGCCATGGGGGGCCGGGGGTGCCGCGCGCTGGCGGATGCCTCGGTGGGCACGGGCCGCGGACGGACGGGCAGTGCCTGGACGGACGCCCGCGCCTCGCGGCGCCGCGCGAGCACCAGCCCATGGTCCACCTGCTCGCGCACGGCCTCGGCCCGGGGAAAAAACTCCAGCGCCTCGAAGTCCAGGGGCTTCAGCGCCTCTTCCCAGCCGGACAGCGGCAGCAGGGGAGAGTCCTTCCGGAGGCCGTCGTCGAAGTACCACCACCCCTCGGCCAGCCCCCAGGAGAGCACGTCCCAGCGAGCCAAACGCACCGCCTCCACCAACCCCAGCAACCCGCCGGGGCGCAGCAGCCGCCCGGCGTTCTCGAGGGACTGCCGCACATCCCGCGTCGCGTGGATCACGTTGTAGGCGATGACGGCGTCGAACGTGCCCTCCTCGTAGCCTTGCTCCTGGGGAGCGCGCGAGATGTCGAGCACGCCAAACCGCATCCCCCCGTCCAGCCCCCGCCGCGCCGCCTCCTGCCGCGCATCCTCGACGAACACCCGGCCGAGATCCGTGAAGTGGTACTCGACGCCGAAGTCCCGCAGCGCGGCCAGCGCGGGCCAGGTCAGCAGGCCCTGACCGCCACCCAGCTCCAGGATGCGGAGCCGGCGGCCCTGCGTGGAGATCGCGAGCCGGCGGAGCGCCTCCTGCAACAGCTGGAGGTAGATGCGCTCGTGGCTGTGCTCGGCCGTCCGGGCCTTGCACTGCTGGAGGAACTGGGCGCTGCCGCCCGGGTAGAGCACGCTGATGGCCTCCACCTTGCCCGGCAGCGCCGCGTCGTAGCTGCCCAGGCAATGCGCCACGAAGTCGAACAGCCCCTGGAAGCGGGGATGGGCAGCCTCCAGGCGCTGGCGCAAAACGGCGGGGGACTCCAGCGCGCCGCCGTCCCGCAAGAAGCGGAGTTCCTCACCCTGAAGTTGAAGGATTCCATCCTCGGCCAGCCCCGCCAGCATCGCGTCGAAGAGCCGGTGGAACCGGGGCTGGATGCCAAGCCGCTCCCTCAAGGCCCTTCGGCCGTGGACCGCGTCCCGGTGCGTGGCGATGCCACTGGCCTGGAGGTACGCGCACACATGGCTGGAGCAGAGCGCCCGGAGCCCCTCCGCCAGGCCTGGATGGCTCTCCAGGGACGGGATGCTCAGCTCCCGGCGAAGGGTCTCCTCCAAGGTGTCCAGTGAGGGGGCCTCCACCGCGCGGCCCAACCAGTGGCGCCTGCGCTCGAAAGGATACGTGGGCAGGGGCACGCGGTAGCGCCGCTGTCCTTCATGGAGGGCGCTCCATTGAATCGGCACGCCCGCCGCCCAGAGCTGTCCCACGGCGCTCCAGGTGGCCACCAGTGCGTCCTCTCCTCGCCCCGGCGAGGAGGGAACGCGGAGCACCAGGTGACCCTCTCGCTCCAGGGTCGCCAACGCCTCCGTCAGGGGCACCGGCGGGCGCGGTGGCTGACGCCAGTGTTCCGGTGGGGGCTCCGTCCTTCCGGTGCCCGTGCCTGGCGACAGAAGCGCCAGGCGCGACGGCTTCGGGTGCAGCCGCAGGACTTCCTGGGCGAAGGCCGCGTCCCGGGAGCCCCCCGGCACGCCCTGCATCCACCGGCCCCGGGCCACCACGAGCGCGAGCGCCTCTTCCAGCGTGAACACCTCCGCCAGACAGGCCGCCACGGCCTCACCCGGGCCCTGGCCCAGCACCACCGCCGGCCGCACGCCCAAAGACATCCACCACCGGGCGAGCGCATGGCCCACGGTGAAGAGGGCCACCTGCGCCAGGAGGGGATCCGCTTGATTCAGCTCCCCGGAGAACAGCCCGGACAGAGAGAGCCCATGCCGGGACTGGAGCAGCCGCGTGCACCGCTCCACCTCCTCGCGGAACACCGCCTCCGTGCGAGCCAGGGCCTCCAGTTCCTTCACGTGCTCCAGCCCCTCGTCCGGAAAGACGAAGGCCACGCTCCGGTCCGTCTCGGGCACGGCGGGGGTGCTCGCCCCCACGGACGCCTGGAGCGCCTGGAGGGCGGCCCCCGCATCTCGGCACGCCACGGAGAACCGGTGCGGGAAGGCCCGGCGCCCCACCTGGAGCGTGTAGGCCACGTCCGCGAGCGCCACCTCGGGATGGGCACTCAGGTGCGCGTGAAGCCGCTGCTTCATGGCGTCGAGCGCGGCGTCCGTGCGCGCCGAGAGCACCAGGAGCTGGCAGGGCTTCGCGGGGGAGCCCGGCTCCCGGGGAGGCGCCTCCTCGAGCACGGCATGGGCGTTGGTGCCTCCCATGGCGAACGCGCTGACCCCCGCGCGCCGGCGCGTGGCCCCCGCGCGCCACTCGGTGGCGGTGCCCTGGACGGTGAAGGGGCTGTCTTCCAGGCCGGACTTCGGATCAGGGCCCTGGAAGTGCAGGCTCGGAGGAATGAGCCGGTTCTCCAGCGCCAGGGCCGTCTTGATGAGGCTCGCCACCCCGGCGGCGGTGTTCAGGTGTCCGAAGTTGCTCTTCACCGATCCGATGGAACAGGAGCCCTTCTCGCGCGGCGCGCGGCGAAATGCCTGCTTCAGCGCGGCGAGCTCGATGGCGTCTCCCAGGGCCGTGCCCGTCCCGTGCGCCTCGATATAGGAGATGCTCCCGGCGTCCACGCCCGCGAGCGCCTGGGCCATCTGGATGACCTCGGCCTGCCCATCGATGCTGGGGGCCGTGTAGCCCACCTTGGAAGCGCCATCGTTGTTCACGGCCGCGCCGAGGATGACCGCGCGGATGGTGTCTCCATCGGCGAGCGCATCCTCCAGCCGCTTGAGCACCACCAGCCCCACGCCGTCCGCCGGCACGGTGCCCTGGGCCCGCGCGTCGAAGGCGCGGCAGTGTCCATCGGGCGAGAGGATGTGGCCGTCCTGCGGCAGGTAGCCCGTGCCCAGCGGGAAGGCGACGGAGACGCCCCCCGCCAGGGCCATGTCACACTGGAAGTCGAGCAGCGCCTGGCAGGCGAGCTGCACCGCGACCAGCGAGGTGGAGCACGCCGTCTGCACGGTGATGACGGGGCCCCGGAAGTTCAGCTTGTAGGCCACGCGCGTGGTCAGGTGGTCCTTGTCGTTGCCCAGCACCGAGCCCAGGCTCTCCAGCAGCTCGCGGGTGTCCGACTGAGGCGCCACGTGGTGAAGCAGGTAGCCCGCGCCCCCCGCTCCCGCGAAGAGGCCAATGGGCCCGGGGAAGCGCCCAGCCTCATATCCCGCGTTCTCCAGCGCCTCCCAGGCGCACTCGAGGAAGAGGCGCTGTTGAGGGTCGATCAGCTCGGCCT
Protein-coding sequences here:
- a CDS encoding right-handed parallel beta-helix repeat-containing protein, producing MGLALALSGTGALASDEGIGAQNRPDLSFASIAPQRIFHVSTSGNDGNAGTATQPWRTLNYAATRLRAGEAAYVHAGTYSERVSIGSSSADGTATAPIQLMGAPGEAKPVIRGGDSKSGAMLRLQRRYWVVSGFNIQAAGSQTHGVRFEGARNTVVRDTEVSGGTGPSGVVFYAGASDIGFVNNKVHDYTWSGKDSHGMLVLPDTARILIQGTESWGNGGDSFQCQGTDTTTGTALPIDITLENNRFHEDRENAVDIKTCDRVTLRGNKFYGYRPTSTAPQGAAIVMHYSARRILMEGNRLWNNGRGLSLGGNMILREPVTDVIIRRNLVFDGSTASGGSGDGLRVGTSRRVRMHHNTLAFLPVGGIKVGDGSDGPAESMEIYNNVVYATPRALDVALSGTTGLKSDRNLVYQSGNTTLFRLNGKDTTLASWRSSSGLDATSNVMDPLFVADPRTNDFFTVTGSPARNVAMPLSIPAPVLGGSVCEGAADLGFLESCN
- a CDS encoding type I polyketide synthase, which translates into the protein MSKADVEMDNVPAGIAIVGMAGRFPGARDVDAFWRNLREGVESITRLTDAQLQAAGVSESQRRNPRYVPARGLLEGVDLFDAGFFQYSPREAELIDPQQRLFLECAWEALENAGYEAGRFPGPIGLFAGAGGAGYLLHHVAPQSDTRELLESLGSVLGNDKDHLTTRVAYKLNFRGPVITVQTACSTSLVAVQLACQALLDFQCDMALAGGVSVAFPLGTGYLPQDGHILSPDGHCRAFDARAQGTVPADGVGLVVLKRLEDALADGDTIRAVILGAAVNNDGASKVGYTAPSIDGQAEVIQMAQALAGVDAGSISYIEAHGTGTALGDAIELAALKQAFRRAPREKGSCSIGSVKSNFGHLNTAAGVASLIKTALALENRLIPPSLHFQGPDPKSGLEDSPFTVQGTATEWRAGATRRRAGVSAFAMGGTNAHAVLEEAPPREPGSPAKPCQLLVLSARTDAALDAMKQRLHAHLSAHPEVALADVAYTLQVGRRAFPHRFSVACRDAGAALQALQASVGASTPAVPETDRSVAFVFPDEGLEHVKELEALARTEAVFREEVERCTRLLQSRHGLSLSGLFSGELNQADPLLAQVALFTVGHALARWWMSLGVRPAVVLGQGPGEAVAACLAEVFTLEEALALVVARGRWMQGVPGGSRDAAFAQEVLRLHPKPSRLALLSPGTGTGRTEPPPEHWRQPPRPPVPLTEALATLEREGHLVLRVPSSPGRGEDALVATWSAVGQLWAAGVPIQWSALHEGQRRYRVPLPTYPFERRRHWLGRAVEAPSLDTLEETLRRELSIPSLESHPGLAEGLRALCSSHVCAYLQASGIATHRDAVHGRRALRERLGIQPRFHRLFDAMLAGLAEDGILQLQGEELRFLRDGGALESPAVLRQRLEAAHPRFQGLFDFVAHCLGSYDAALPGKVEAISVLYPGGSAQFLQQCKARTAEHSHERIYLQLLQEALRRLAISTQGRRLRILELGGGQGLLTWPALAALRDFGVEYHFTDLGRVFVEDARQEAARRGLDGGMRFGVLDISRAPQEQGYEEGTFDAVIAYNVIHATRDVRQSLENAGRLLRPGGLLGLVEAVRLARWDVLSWGLAEGWWYFDDGLRKDSPLLPLSGWEEALKPLDFEALEFFPRAEAVREQVDHGLVLARRREARASVQALPVRPRPVPTEASASARHPRPPMAVEYLAPRTRLEQRIAGICEELLGVEPVGVHDEFVALGGDSLIVLRLLDRLEQELGQELPTGAAFSGLTVERLARAVEGTTPSEESSLLVPIQTAGTKPPLFFVHPAAGVAFPYFELARQLGPDQPFYGLQAMGLDGESPPDERIEDMARHYIEAMRSIQPRGPYFIGGFSFGCLVAYEIAQQLTAAGEPIGLLAMVDEPAPLTGHRPKPLEMARFLTTGVARSIWPHLHDYLYLVNASRKRQGKGLPKNFKVPPRMLETFLARSALANFVPPDSRVLALRQAAILPMFQLFLIHVRETFAYEPKAYPHRVTLFSTDEVRGSRGRKDPLMGWDKLAAGGVDVHEVPGNHLSLLKTPHVQVFARKLAECLAQTQSFPQAKRHHPIARESHA
- a CDS encoding patatin-like phospholipase family protein, producing MRIISFDGGPSALITLRVLRQLEARFPGFVERAQMFSGTSTGAFVSLYLAHALSLRQRQGVQAPGCLDIIDGCIAFNERMTRQFKVKAINILRLISGLVPMYDGKAIREILEETFGEAKLCELEKMVVIEAFDSTVWRKATYHQFPPDADFVTTLVDAALASSAFPVLMPIYRSGNTVGRHKNDLMMDGALSNNSTAMTALSDALGYLAYQDGHDAGEDDLSEARYLPQISILSLGCTPQSPKWFEKCAEMDASMRMLLDSLFRDSKHPPMREMQYGWLWLLLHNFRAALAFIEGGAQSDARYASELLGPRQFFRFRPPLNSVDFVVSLLGNPDALIEQTGQVAEVQWRQALEGYRLQQKLPPEEREPWRNLVSWAENYWMQDPPPTG